A window from Alkalicoccobacillus plakortidis encodes these proteins:
- the hisIE gene encoding bifunctional phosphoribosyl-AMP cyclohydrolase/phosphoribosyl-ATP diphosphatase HisIE, which yields MNLESVKFDDRGLVPAIVQDAASKEVLTLAYMNQESLTKSIETKQTWFYSRSRQELWHKGETTGNTQSIQDIRYDCDQDALLVLVVPEGPACHKGSYTCFSDSLLDQKVEADETSSVAILTELERIIAEREAEMPEGAYTTYLFEKGVDKILKKVGEEASEVIIAAKNRDREELTNESADLLYHLFVLLREQKVSFSEVTDILKARHE from the coding sequence ATGAATCTAGAATCCGTGAAATTTGATGATCGTGGCCTTGTACCAGCAATCGTTCAGGACGCAGCAAGCAAAGAAGTCCTAACTCTTGCCTACATGAACCAAGAATCTCTAACAAAATCAATTGAAACGAAACAAACCTGGTTTTATAGTCGTTCAAGACAAGAACTATGGCACAAAGGAGAAACTACAGGAAATACGCAGTCTATTCAAGATATTCGCTATGACTGTGATCAAGACGCCTTACTTGTATTAGTGGTTCCAGAAGGACCGGCTTGCCATAAAGGAAGCTACACCTGCTTCTCCGACTCTCTACTAGATCAAAAGGTAGAAGCGGATGAAACAAGCTCTGTTGCCATCCTTACTGAACTAGAGCGAATTATTGCTGAACGTGAAGCCGAAATGCCAGAAGGAGCTTACACAACCTATCTCTTTGAAAAAGGTGTAGATAAAATCCTGAAGAAAGTTGGCGAGGAAGCGTCAGAAGTCATCATCGCAGCCAAAAATCGCGATCGTGAGGAACTAACAAACGAATCAGCCGATCTCTTGTATCATCTGTTTGTGTTACTTCGGGAGCAGAAAGTTTCCTTTAGTGAAGTTACAGATATATTAAAAGCAAGACATGAATAG
- the hisF gene encoding imidazole glycerol phosphate synthase subunit HisF has product MLTKRIIPCLDVKEGRVVKGIQFVGLRDAGDPVELAAFYDGQGADELVFLDISASHEGHETMIEVVEEVAGKLAIPFTVGGGIRTLEDMKRVLRAGADKVSLNTAAVVRPELIKEGADFFGAQCMVVAIDAKYDEELGSWRVYTHGGRKATEWEVADWAKHAVSLGAGEILLTSMDQDGAKTGFDVPLLKKVGDAVSVPVIASGGAGNQEHFLEAFNEAGADAALAASIFHYKETSVAEVKSYLKGEGLSIR; this is encoded by the coding sequence ATGCTAACCAAACGTATCATTCCGTGTTTAGATGTCAAAGAAGGGCGTGTTGTCAAAGGCATTCAATTCGTTGGGTTGCGTGATGCTGGAGACCCCGTTGAACTAGCTGCTTTTTATGATGGACAAGGGGCAGACGAGCTCGTGTTTCTTGATATCTCTGCGTCTCATGAAGGGCATGAGACGATGATTGAAGTGGTTGAAGAAGTAGCTGGCAAGTTGGCGATTCCGTTTACTGTTGGTGGAGGCATACGTACACTTGAAGACATGAAACGTGTTCTGCGTGCCGGAGCCGATAAAGTATCGCTGAATACAGCTGCGGTGGTTCGACCAGAGTTGATAAAGGAAGGTGCAGACTTCTTTGGCGCACAATGTATGGTTGTTGCCATTGATGCCAAATACGATGAGGAGCTTGGTTCTTGGCGTGTTTATACACATGGTGGGAGAAAAGCAACCGAATGGGAAGTGGCGGATTGGGCAAAACATGCCGTCTCGCTAGGAGCAGGAGAAATCCTATTAACGAGTATGGATCAGGATGGCGCAAAAACAGGTTTTGATGTACCACTCCTTAAAAAAGTAGGAGACGCTGTTTCCGTTCCTGTTATCGCTTCTGGTGGTGCCGGAAACCAAGAACATTTTCTTGAAGCATTTAACGAAGCTGGAGCGGACGCCGCACTTGCAGCCTCTATCTTCCATTATAAAGAAACATCTGTGGCTGAAGTTAAGAGTTATCTAAAAGGGGAAGGACTGTCTATTCGATGA
- the hisA gene encoding 1-(5-phosphoribosyl)-5-[(5-phosphoribosylamino)methylideneamino]imidazole-4-carboxamide isomerase: MTESIIYPAIDMRDGKCVRLLQGDYNQETVYGDSPFDMAKTFAEEGAEWIHMVDLDGAKAKKRVNHEHVIRVAKELKAKVQIGGGIRSAEDVAYYLDHGVDRVILGSVAVQNPAFAKEMLATYGGARIVIGIDARNGYVATEGWLETSEVKAEELAREMVRFGAEIFIFTDIARDGMLSGPNTEAIEALAIASGAKVIASGGVSSLDDLDELAAKQSSGIAGAIVGKALYTNQFTLKEALQRRG; the protein is encoded by the coding sequence ATGACTGAATCAATTATTTATCCAGCTATTGATATGAGAGATGGCAAATGTGTTCGACTTCTTCAAGGTGACTACAATCAAGAGACGGTATATGGAGATTCTCCATTTGATATGGCAAAAACCTTTGCCGAAGAAGGTGCCGAATGGATTCATATGGTTGACTTAGATGGTGCAAAAGCAAAAAAACGTGTGAATCATGAACACGTGATCCGTGTCGCCAAAGAGTTAAAAGCCAAAGTACAAATTGGTGGAGGTATCCGTTCAGCCGAAGATGTGGCTTATTATCTTGATCATGGCGTAGACCGCGTCATCCTTGGAAGTGTTGCTGTTCAAAATCCAGCATTCGCAAAAGAAATGCTTGCTACATATGGCGGGGCACGAATTGTGATTGGTATTGATGCTCGTAACGGGTATGTTGCGACAGAAGGCTGGCTTGAAACGTCTGAAGTCAAAGCCGAGGAGCTCGCTCGTGAAATGGTTCGTTTTGGAGCCGAGATCTTTATTTTTACAGACATTGCTCGTGACGGCATGTTATCAGGACCGAATACAGAAGCGATTGAAGCACTTGCCATAGCTAGTGGTGCCAAGGTGATTGCCTCAGGTGGAGTTAGTTCACTTGATGATTTAGATGAGTTAGCTGCTAAACAATCCTCTGGTATTGCTGGAGCGATTGTAGGTAAAGCCCTTTATACCAATCAATTCACTCTTAAAGAAGCCTTGCAGAGAAGGGGGTAG
- the hisH gene encoding imidazole glycerol phosphate synthase subunit HisH, with protein sequence MIGIVDYGMGNLHSVSKAMERIGLPYVISDDLDVLKTTDGLLLPGVGAFPDAMDILNESGKAEFLRQWAADGKPLMGICLGMQLLFEESEEHRQTKGLSLLPGKVVKFQGQMEDGSSYKVPHMGWNQLQFHQQHPLLNDVEQGYVYFVHSYVVQTEDKQILLATSDYHQDVPAIVGRGSVVGTQFHPEKSSVVGMDLLTNFGQLVEKGVKLHD encoded by the coding sequence ATGATCGGAATTGTTGATTATGGCATGGGTAATCTGCACAGTGTTAGCAAAGCAATGGAGCGCATAGGTTTGCCTTATGTTATTTCAGATGATCTAGACGTGCTTAAAACAACAGATGGTTTATTACTTCCTGGAGTTGGCGCGTTTCCAGATGCAATGGACATTTTGAATGAGTCTGGTAAAGCTGAGTTTCTACGCCAGTGGGCAGCAGACGGCAAACCACTTATGGGTATTTGTCTTGGGATGCAGCTCCTATTTGAAGAAAGCGAAGAGCACCGCCAAACAAAAGGTCTCAGCCTGCTGCCAGGTAAAGTGGTTAAATTCCAAGGTCAAATGGAAGATGGAAGCTCGTATAAAGTTCCACATATGGGCTGGAACCAACTTCAATTTCATCAACAACACCCACTCCTAAACGATGTTGAGCAAGGCTATGTGTACTTTGTGCATTCCTATGTCGTTCAAACAGAGGACAAGCAAATCTTATTAGCTACTTCTGATTATCACCAAGATGTACCCGCGATTGTTGGCAGAGGATCTGTAGTAGGCACACAATTCCATCCGGAAAAAAGCAGTGTGGTGGGCATGGATCTACTTACAAACTTTGGTCAATTGGTTGAAAAAGGGGTGAAACTACATGACTGA
- the hisB gene encoding imidazoleglycerol-phosphate dehydratase HisB, translating into MSEEKRYAEIERNTGETQIKLSLDIDGEGTTELDTGVPFMNHMLDLFAKHGQFNLSVQANGDTDVDDHHTTEDIGICLGQVVKDALGSKKGIKRYGNSFIPMDETLAQVVVDLSNRPHLEFRAEFPSEKVGTFDTELVHEFLWKFALEARMNLHVIVHYGHNTHHMIEAVFKALARALDEATLIDPRVKGVPSSKGML; encoded by the coding sequence ATGAGTGAAGAAAAACGCTATGCAGAAATTGAACGTAATACTGGTGAGACGCAAATTAAGTTGTCGCTTGATATAGATGGAGAAGGTACGACTGAACTTGATACGGGTGTACCATTTATGAATCATATGCTTGATCTGTTTGCTAAACATGGTCAGTTTAACTTATCTGTGCAAGCAAACGGAGACACAGACGTAGATGATCACCACACCACTGAAGATATCGGCATTTGCCTTGGTCAGGTAGTGAAGGACGCACTAGGTTCCAAAAAGGGAATCAAGCGATACGGGAATTCCTTTATTCCAATGGATGAAACCCTTGCTCAGGTTGTTGTGGATCTAAGCAACCGACCACATCTAGAGTTTAGAGCCGAATTTCCGTCTGAAAAGGTAGGTACATTTGATACAGAGCTTGTCCACGAATTTCTATGGAAGTTTGCGTTGGAAGCACGTATGAATCTTCATGTGATTGTGCATTACGGACACAACACACACCACATGATCGAAGCGGTTTTCAAAGCGTTGGCACGAGCGTTGGATGAAGCGACACTCATTGATCCGCGTGTAAAAGGAGTACCTTCATCGAAAGGAATGTTGTAG
- the hisG gene encoding ATP phosphoribosyltransferase: protein MSNQLTIAMPKGRIFEEAVNLLRRVGYNLPDEFDDSRKLIIEVPEEELRFILAKPMDVPTYVEHGVADVGVAGKDVMIEEERDVYEVLDLKISECYMAVAGLPGYQKKDINPKVASKYPNLAAHYFKKQGEQVEIIKLNGSIELAPLIGLADRIVDIVSSGQTLKENGLVELETIEPITSRFIVNPVSYRMKAERIDKMVERLFDVVEEG, encoded by the coding sequence ATGAGTAATCAATTAACGATTGCGATGCCAAAAGGGCGAATTTTTGAAGAAGCCGTCAATCTTTTGCGACGGGTTGGATATAACCTGCCTGATGAATTTGATGATTCGAGAAAACTGATTATAGAGGTGCCAGAGGAAGAGCTCAGGTTTATTCTCGCAAAACCAATGGATGTACCAACCTATGTTGAGCATGGTGTAGCCGATGTTGGTGTCGCTGGTAAGGATGTCATGATTGAAGAAGAACGAGATGTGTATGAAGTATTAGATCTAAAAATTAGTGAATGTTATATGGCTGTTGCAGGTTTACCTGGATATCAGAAAAAAGACATTAACCCTAAGGTAGCATCTAAATACCCGAATCTCGCTGCTCATTATTTTAAAAAGCAGGGGGAGCAGGTTGAAATTATCAAATTAAATGGGTCGATCGAGCTTGCTCCGCTAATTGGTTTAGCTGATCGGATTGTTGATATCGTCTCCTCAGGTCAAACCTTAAAAGAAAACGGTCTCGTTGAACTTGAGACAATAGAGCCAATTACATCACGTTTTATTGTGAATCCTGTTAGCTATCGAATGAAAGCAGAACGAATAGATAAGATGGTTGAACGATTGTTTGACGTGGTAGAGGAGGGTTAA
- a CDS encoding ATP phosphoribosyltransferase regulatory subunit, protein MSKLFMFEKPLGMRDTLPELYETKKRLRTEMADEMKQWGYQMVETPTVEYYDTIGAASAILDQQLFKLMDSQGYTLVLRPDMTAPIARLVSSSLKNEAYPIRLGYHSHLFRAQQHDGGRPAEFEQVGAELIGDGTVSADAETIALMIESLKRTGLEQFKLAIGHVGFVDALLIDIVGNKERAEVLRRYLYEKNYVGFRSHVKGLQLSSIDKKRLEGLLKLRGGSDLFNDAEKLVESAQGKAALTELRELWAVLEDYGLSSFITIDLNLVLHMSYYTGTVFEVYSQELGVPLGSGGRYDELLQQFNRPAQAIGFGVRLDLLAEAIGQSAPHERRSCVIFSRERRAEAIQKARDLRTEGEIVVLQDLAGITNVDQMSEEYDEIVYVIGKSKQGGQADE, encoded by the coding sequence ATGTCAAAGCTATTCATGTTTGAGAAACCTCTTGGCATGAGAGATACATTGCCAGAGTTATATGAAACAAAAAAGCGTCTAAGAACAGAAATGGCAGATGAGATGAAGCAATGGGGCTACCAAATGGTAGAGACTCCAACAGTTGAATATTACGATACGATTGGTGCCGCGTCAGCCATTTTGGATCAGCAGCTGTTTAAGCTAATGGACAGTCAAGGCTACACATTGGTGCTTCGTCCTGATATGACGGCACCAATCGCACGTCTTGTTTCTTCTAGTTTAAAAAATGAAGCTTATCCAATCCGACTTGGTTACCACTCTCATTTATTTAGGGCACAGCAGCATGATGGTGGGCGTCCGGCAGAGTTTGAACAGGTTGGAGCAGAGCTAATTGGAGATGGAACGGTCAGTGCGGATGCAGAAACCATTGCGCTTATGATTGAGTCGCTAAAACGAACAGGACTTGAACAGTTTAAACTGGCGATTGGTCATGTAGGCTTTGTGGATGCCTTGCTGATTGATATTGTAGGAAATAAAGAGCGAGCAGAGGTGCTTCGCCGTTATTTATATGAAAAAAATTATGTTGGATTTCGTTCTCATGTAAAAGGGCTGCAGCTCTCTTCTATTGATAAAAAAAGATTAGAAGGTCTGCTTAAGCTTCGTGGGGGCAGTGACTTATTTAATGATGCAGAAAAACTGGTTGAATCCGCTCAAGGCAAGGCAGCATTAACAGAACTGCGCGAGCTATGGGCTGTGTTAGAGGATTATGGGCTATCATCATTTATTACCATCGACCTCAACTTAGTGCTTCACATGAGCTATTATACTGGAACCGTTTTTGAAGTATATAGCCAGGAGCTTGGTGTGCCGCTTGGAAGTGGAGGACGTTATGATGAATTATTACAACAGTTTAACCGTCCGGCTCAAGCCATTGGATTTGGCGTTAGACTGGATCTTTTAGCTGAAGCCATTGGTCAATCAGCTCCGCATGAAAGGCGCTCATGTGTCATTTTCAGTCGAGAGCGCCGTGCTGAAGCGATTCAAAAGGCCCGCGATCTGAGAACTGAGGGAGAAATTGTCGTCCTTCAAGATTTGGCAGGTATCACAAACGTGGACCAAATGAGCGAAGAATACGATGAGATTGTTTACGTCATAGGTAAGTCAAAGCAAGGAGGTCAGGCAGATGAGTAA
- a CDS encoding M20 metallopeptidase family protein — MVTHAEAIADSISVWRRQFHQFPELSFQEKKTGEYVATILNNIPGIEVQTEVAGHGVVGRFSTGEGPTIALRADIDALPIQEENEHAYASSNTGVMHACGHDAHTAILLGAVHLITDELRKGEWSGTILFMFQPAEEEIDDSGRSGAVYMIEEGVLENVDAVLALHMCPWLPVGEIQVNDGPSMASVDVFKGTIEGTGGHGAYPHFGTDPIWMMSKVLDTLYGIVNRRISALDPAVISVGKIEAGHASNIIPNKVTIEGTIRAYKEQTRDTLHKHVRDAFTLADQLGGKGECRVIRGEPALYNDPDMNKRLIQTVHSLYPEMKINHAPFGMGGEDFAYMTKKAAGTMFFLGCALPDGLVRDLHTPNFDINEDCLAIGAAILAEFAIQYVQKEGIR; from the coding sequence ATGGTTACTCACGCAGAAGCGATTGCCGATTCGATCAGCGTGTGGCGTAGACAGTTTCATCAGTTTCCTGAGCTAAGTTTCCAAGAAAAAAAGACAGGGGAGTATGTCGCCACTATCTTAAATAACATCCCTGGAATTGAGGTGCAAACAGAGGTTGCAGGTCATGGTGTGGTGGGACGCTTTTCTACTGGAGAGGGTCCTACTATCGCATTACGTGCGGATATAGATGCTCTCCCCATTCAAGAAGAGAACGAGCATGCTTATGCCTCCAGCAACACCGGAGTGATGCACGCATGTGGACATGATGCACATACGGCTATTTTGCTTGGTGCGGTTCACTTAATCACAGATGAGCTGCGTAAAGGCGAGTGGAGCGGAACCATCCTGTTTATGTTTCAGCCGGCAGAAGAAGAAATTGATGATTCCGGGCGATCAGGTGCTGTGTATATGATCGAAGAAGGTGTATTAGAAAATGTCGATGCTGTGCTTGCCCTACATATGTGTCCATGGCTGCCAGTTGGTGAGATCCAAGTGAATGATGGACCAAGTATGGCGAGTGTAGATGTCTTTAAAGGAACAATTGAAGGCACAGGTGGTCACGGGGCCTATCCCCATTTTGGAACTGACCCGATTTGGATGATGAGTAAGGTGTTGGACACCTTGTATGGCATCGTCAACCGCCGTATTTCAGCGCTTGATCCAGCCGTTATCAGTGTTGGAAAAATAGAAGCTGGACATGCAAGCAACATCATCCCCAATAAGGTGACAATCGAAGGAACGATACGTGCTTATAAGGAACAAACGCGAGATACACTTCACAAGCATGTTCGTGACGCCTTTACACTAGCTGATCAACTTGGTGGAAAAGGTGAATGCAGAGTGATTCGCGGGGAACCGGCCTTATATAATGATCCCGATATGAATAAGAGATTAATACAAACCGTGCACTCACTTTATCCTGAGATGAAAATCAATCACGCTCCATTTGGAATGGGTGGAGAAGACTTTGCTTATATGACGAAAAAGGCAGCGGGAACGATGTTTTTCCTTGGCTGTGCCTTGCCTGATGGGCTTGTTCGGGATTTGCACACACCGAATTTTGATATCAATGAAGACTGTTTAGCAATTGGTGCGGCAATCCTTGCAGAGTTCGCCATTCAATATGTACAGAAAGAAGGAATCCGTTGA
- a CDS encoding cystathionine gamma-synthase family protein yields the protein MSKFDQARVGTKAVWGGEKEYLVHGATQVPVIPSVAFGYDDMDEWYDVAIGKKKGHIYGRNTNPTVQAFEDKVKVLENAVAGTSFSTGMAAVSNTLYTFLFPGDKVVTIKDTYGGTNKLFTEFLPKLQIEVVFCETGNHAQIEQEVAKGCKLLYLETPTNPTVKITDIKRTAQAAKAVGALVVVDNTFATPVNQNPLELGADLVIHSATKFLGGHADALGGVVVGNDESLVEAIYHYREINGATMDPWAAYLLLRGMKTLDLRVKRQAENAMKLAKFLETSDLVESVFYPGLSTHPNHEIAREQMRGFGGMLSFSVKGGVDTVRELLPKLEFANRAANLGAVETTVGPARTTSHVECTPEERAAMGIPEGLIRVSCGIEDAEDILADFKQAIESVGTPVKA from the coding sequence ATGAGTAAATTTGATCAAGCTAGAGTCGGCACAAAAGCAGTATGGGGAGGAGAAAAAGAGTATCTGGTTCATGGAGCAACGCAAGTCCCGGTCATCCCAAGTGTTGCGTTTGGTTATGATGATATGGATGAATGGTACGATGTGGCGATTGGCAAGAAAAAGGGTCATATCTATGGGCGAAATACCAATCCTACCGTTCAGGCGTTTGAGGATAAGGTAAAGGTGCTTGAGAACGCAGTAGCTGGTACAAGTTTTTCTACAGGCATGGCTGCGGTTAGTAACACACTGTATACATTTTTATTTCCTGGAGATAAGGTTGTGACGATTAAGGACACGTATGGTGGCACAAATAAGCTGTTCACCGAATTTTTGCCCAAGCTTCAGATTGAGGTTGTTTTCTGTGAAACAGGAAATCACGCTCAGATTGAGCAGGAAGTTGCCAAAGGCTGTAAGCTTCTTTATTTAGAAACCCCAACCAATCCAACGGTTAAAATCACCGATATTAAACGAACGGCACAAGCTGCAAAAGCGGTCGGAGCACTAGTTGTTGTTGATAATACATTTGCAACTCCTGTGAATCAAAATCCGCTTGAACTAGGTGCTGATCTTGTGATTCATAGTGCAACTAAATTTCTCGGTGGGCATGCTGATGCACTTGGAGGTGTAGTCGTTGGTAATGATGAGTCCTTGGTGGAGGCAATCTATCATTATCGTGAAATTAATGGGGCAACGATGGACCCATGGGCTGCCTATCTCCTGCTGAGAGGAATGAAAACACTTGATCTTCGCGTAAAACGCCAGGCTGAAAATGCGATGAAACTAGCAAAGTTTCTTGAAACATCCGATCTTGTTGAATCTGTCTTTTATCCAGGTTTATCGACTCATCCAAACCACGAGATTGCGCGTGAACAGATGAGAGGTTTTGGCGGCATGTTGAGCTTTTCTGTAAAAGGAGGGGTTGATACGGTGCGTGAGCTATTACCTAAGCTTGAATTTGCCAATCGTGCGGCTAATCTTGGTGCAGTTGAAACAACGGTTGGACCAGCAAGAACAACAAGTCATGTGGAATGTACACCTGAGGAGAGAGCTGCGATGGGTATTCCAGAAGGGCTGATTCGAGTTTCGTGCGGTATTGAAGATGCTGAGGATATCCTTGCTGATTTTAAACAAGCCATTGAGTCAGTTGGAACACCTGTAAAAGCTTAA
- a CDS encoding PucR family transcriptional regulator codes for MRDVVDLEIMEPSVVQTASSSLDERVVEWVSITEAPVENFVRKNEMVLTTGIGYAQAPQDFYEFVQDVIQSGASGLGVATGKYIVELCDRCVDMAEEHDFPIVFLPWEIRFADVTQSITQKITDLKQGYIHELQSIQQELLSMVLEGATLSQLAEHVAKQLRAPVYLTDKNGGLKGSSEVDANELQKWSTLFKEQANQLARPLEEQDHPLLTKVELGTCEAGSFLRLPIAQSSNNIQGYVYSILAKDQSMVPAAVFIILEHVVTASAFWFLRENAVLEAEAKVKDHFVWELAKDHFHTNEEMLTRAQTLGYNLELPYVAIVGYPNDMKQMFQSGESSATQNDWMRSMAHYIEEEVLHVAKSIKRKAMATFQASQIIIFLEITEEAGRETVHSFLDLMNRRLITLLPSVDMFWGVGDGAETTFSFSRSFEQANQALHIGKRRKDISRRVFYSDTRVDRVLQAMGEYPELRDVVTDIIKPLYQYDQQRNMDLIGTFTTYHRNQSKVSQTARVLHLHRQSLLYRLRKIESLTQLSLANPDDVFLLELSIRIWHLQVVEKG; via the coding sequence ATGCGGGATGTGGTAGATCTTGAGATTATGGAACCGTCTGTTGTTCAAACGGCATCGTCTAGTTTAGATGAACGAGTTGTGGAGTGGGTGTCGATTACAGAAGCGCCCGTTGAGAATTTTGTGCGGAAGAATGAGATGGTGCTGACGACGGGCATTGGCTATGCGCAGGCTCCTCAGGATTTTTATGAGTTTGTTCAAGATGTTATTCAATCGGGGGCTTCTGGTTTAGGGGTAGCTACCGGAAAATATATTGTTGAGCTGTGTGATCGTTGTGTGGATATGGCAGAGGAGCACGATTTTCCAATCGTTTTTCTACCGTGGGAAATTCGCTTTGCGGATGTGACTCAGTCCATTACTCAAAAAATTACTGATTTAAAGCAGGGTTATATTCATGAATTGCAAAGTATACAACAGGAATTGCTTTCGATGGTGCTTGAGGGGGCGACACTTTCTCAGCTTGCAGAGCATGTAGCAAAACAGCTTCGAGCTCCTGTTTATTTAACTGATAAAAATGGTGGATTAAAAGGTTCAAGTGAAGTAGATGCAAATGAGTTGCAGAAATGGTCAACGCTTTTTAAAGAGCAAGCAAATCAACTGGCTCGACCACTTGAAGAGCAAGATCATCCGCTACTGACAAAAGTTGAGTTGGGAACGTGTGAGGCAGGTTCGTTTCTGCGTCTTCCTATTGCACAGTCCAGTAACAATATTCAAGGCTATGTTTATAGTATTCTAGCTAAGGATCAGTCTATGGTTCCGGCAGCAGTGTTTATTATATTGGAGCACGTTGTGACGGCCTCTGCATTTTGGTTCCTGCGAGAGAATGCGGTGCTTGAAGCAGAGGCAAAAGTAAAGGATCACTTTGTCTGGGAGTTAGCAAAGGATCATTTTCATACGAATGAAGAGATGCTAACACGAGCACAAACGTTAGGTTACAATCTGGAGCTACCTTATGTTGCAATTGTGGGTTATCCAAATGATATGAAGCAGATGTTTCAATCGGGGGAGTCATCAGCTACACAAAATGATTGGATGCGGAGTATGGCTCATTATATTGAGGAAGAAGTTCTTCATGTAGCAAAATCAATCAAACGTAAAGCAATGGCGACCTTTCAAGCTAGTCAGATCATCATTTTTTTAGAAATCACCGAAGAGGCTGGACGGGAAACGGTTCATAGTTTTCTTGATTTAATGAACCGACGTTTGATCACTCTTTTGCCGAGTGTCGACATGTTTTGGGGAGTTGGTGATGGTGCTGAAACGACCTTTTCTTTTAGTCGAAGTTTTGAGCAGGCAAATCAAGCTCTGCATATTGGTAAAAGGAGAAAGGATATTTCACGCCGCGTTTTTTATTCCGATACACGTGTGGATCGAGTACTGCAAGCGATGGGAGAATATCCAGAGTTGCGAGATGTGGTAACGGATATCATCAAGCCGCTTTACCAGTATGACCAGCAACGAAATATGGATTTGATTGGCACCTTTACAACGTATCATCGAAATCAAAGTAAAGTGAGTCAGACCGCTCGTGTGCTCCATCTGCATCGACAATCACTCTTGTATAGATTACGAAAAATTGAATCATTAACGCAGTTGTCATTGGCTAATCCGGATGATGTCTTTTTACTGGAGCTCAGTATACGGATATGGCATTTGCAGGTAGTAGAAAAAGGGTAA
- a CDS encoding acyltransferase: protein MSRNTERYPVPSANSLWHIYKTVPFWKVMRNFIVIQMARYTPWLKVKNWLYRRGLGMKVGEETAVALMVMMDIMFPERITIGRNSVIGYNTTLLAHEYLIKEYRLGDIIIGDEVMIGANTTILPGVTIGNGAVVSACTLVHRDVEPYTFVGGNPMQVIKQLPEPEQEA, encoded by the coding sequence GTGAGTCGGAATACGGAACGCTATCCGGTTCCGTCGGCCAACTCCTTATGGCATATTTATAAAACTGTTCCTTTTTGGAAGGTCATGCGGAATTTTATCGTCATTCAAATGGCACGCTATACACCTTGGCTAAAAGTGAAAAACTGGCTTTATCGCCGGGGGCTAGGAATGAAAGTTGGCGAAGAAACAGCCGTTGCCTTAATGGTTATGATGGACATAATGTTTCCAGAGAGAATCACAATTGGTCGTAACTCGGTCATTGGCTACAACACCACATTATTAGCTCACGAATATTTGATTAAAGAATATCGTTTAGGTGACATAATCATCGGTGACGAAGTGATGATTGGAGCTAATACCACCATCCTACCAGGCGTAACCATTGGCAATGGAGCAGTGGTATCAGCGTGCACCTTAGTTCATCGAGATGTCGAACCGTATACCTTTGTAGGTGGAAACCCAATGCAGGTGATCAAGCAGTTGCCAGAACCAGAACAAGAAGCATAG
- the ppaX gene encoding pyrophosphatase PpaX: MTKTTLLFDLDGTLINTNELIIASFTHTLDQFRPNEYTREMILPFIGPTLQDTFRSIDPERWEEMIEVYREHNHKHHDELVEDYPGVYEGIKKLHELGYKLAIVTTKKNQTAQMGLKLKGLDQFFDVVIGLDDVSNAKPDPEPIQKALDALGSTAEEAIMVGDNSHDILAGHNAGVTTAAVGWAIKGEEYLRSFNPDYVLNTMDDLLEIVGVTQS, from the coding sequence ATGACAAAAACAACTCTGCTATTTGACTTAGATGGCACACTTATCAATACAAATGAACTCATTATCGCTTCTTTTACTCATACATTGGATCAATTTCGTCCAAATGAGTATACGCGTGAGATGATCTTGCCTTTTATAGGTCCCACACTTCAAGATACATTCCGTTCCATTGATCCGGAGCGTTGGGAAGAGATGATCGAAGTGTACCGCGAGCACAATCACAAGCATCATGATGAGCTTGTGGAAGACTACCCAGGAGTCTATGAAGGAATTAAAAAGCTGCATGAGTTAGGCTATAAGCTAGCGATTGTGACTACGAAAAAAAATCAAACGGCTCAAATGGGCTTGAAGCTCAAAGGACTGGATCAATTTTTTGACGTTGTGATTGGCTTAGATGATGTCTCTAATGCAAAACCCGATCCAGAACCGATCCAAAAAGCGCTAGACGCTTTAGGTTCCACAGCAGAAGAAGCCATTATGGTCGGCGATAACTCACATGATATCTTAGCCGGGCACAATGCAGGTGTTACTACGGCTGCTGTTGGATGGGCCATTAAGGGTGAAGAATACCTGCGTTCATTTAACCCAGATTATGTATTGAATACGATGGATGATTTACTTGAAATCGTTGGAGTGACACAGTCGTGA